ctgattctgtggctgaaacactcattcatgctttcataacctcccgcctggactactgtaatggagtcctgtctggagttcccagcaaaaccctggacaggcttcagtatgtctaaaactctgcagctagagttctcacccgcactagaccctggcaacacatcactccgaccctcatccacctccactggctccctatcaagtcccgtatcaactacaaagtcctcctcctcacatacaaatctctccatgctctggctccccagtacctttctgatctcctccatccatacacaccatcccgcaaccttcgatctccagacaccggcctactttccatgcccaaaaccaaactccgaacctatggagacagagccttcagtgctgcagctcccaccctctggaacactcttcctgcagacattcatagcgctccatctctggacattttcaaaaaacgtctcaagcaccacctgttcaccacagcctacggtcttcactaaaccaccccttacactcatcctacctcTCACATAGTTTtccatgtatatgtgttcctgtaaagcatccttgggtttcttgaaaggtgctatataaattcaagatattatttttattattattattattcatatttcCTTCATTTATTGACCAGAAAGTGATGAGGTGAATccaatttgcatgaaaatcTGTTTAAAGTATCACATATCATGTTTTATTGAGATACCGATATTTTGCACCAGCGATCTCAATTACTGTCTCACAAGAAGCACGGTGATAATGTATCGTATATTGTCCCATCCCAGCCCAGTTTAGACCAAACATTTACAACAGGCTGGCcttcatttatcaaactttgtacaCCAGAAACTTGGTTGTACAGTCATTACCACGACCAGACTGGCATTTATCAGTCAATCTGTGAGCATATGATATGCTCAAATCCAACGCCAAGTCTGAGTGTGTACACTAGTTTTCAACACAGTGTGGACTTGTTTTGCAGCATGAATCTGGCAGTGTTAGATCAGATATGATGAAATGTATTGTCATTAAACCAAAGCTTTGACAATCACTGTGAGCAACTTTGCTTTTGAAATGGATGAACTGAGGTGTGGCATCATTCCCTGCTCTAACTTCTGAGGTAAACATAATGAAGTATTAAAGCAAATTAAAGCATGTGATGTGATTTACCTGGTTATATTTAAGAAAACTGGTAAGCTTTCATTCATTTCCACCAGCGAGTTTCCACTCATCCAGGACAGATCATCAAATTCTGAAAATGTCACAGCTTTACAAGAAATCACCACTGTGGagccttgaaaaaaacattaacacatGATTTAAAAGAAGCAGTTAAGGAAGGTAAACAGTGCTTGTAAGAGTACATAGACTGAAGCTCACCTAAATCTACATGAATCACATCATTCTCATGGGGTGAAACGATCACTGcagatttttcagctttttctggACAACAATGGgtgataaagattttttttatcatataaaTTTCAACAAAGACACAACACATAAGAAAAATAAGGGCTCTTTTCTTACTGTTGGGCTCGACATCGAGCACCACTGTAGAGGTCATGTTATATTGATGCTGATTGTACAGGTAAGATCTGGTACAGATGTAGGCACCGCTGTCTTTCTCTTCCACACTCGTGAAGTAACCGCTAATTGGCGAGGAATTGCCTCTCTACGAGATCAGACATGAAGCTGAAATTATTAGATGTTAGAATAAAAGGAGATCTTTCAAACAGACGAACAGATATTTGTTATCTTCATGGAAATACCTTGTGCCATAATATGTCGTTGCTGGTCATATTTGGTGTATTTACATCAGGGATATTAACTTCAGGACAGTTCAATTTGCAGGACTCTTGTGTATAGCATGTTGTTCGGTATGTGGTCCTCGCTTCGCACTCTCTGCTCGGTGTTGTGAAAACGGTCAGCCTGAACCAGAACTGGCCGCTACCATCCCTGGAATACAATTgatgaaaaagataaaaataatttaattataAAATTGGACTCTGATAGGTAAACAGACTTAACAGATTTGTTTGTGGACAATCCTTTTCGGGCCCtgagttttgaattttttgacaaagctattttatttatttggagcCAAAATTGAAGAGATTTGGATAAGGGGTGCAGCAGAAGATTACACGTCATCTCAATCTTGTTAATATGCATTGGTGGCACGTTGTTGAACACTAGGTAGTAGATGCATTCACATaagaaaaaagaggcaagaaaaagtatgtgagcCCTTATTAGTTTTCTAGTTTTCTGCAataattggtcatcaaatgtgaaCTGATCTGTATCCAAGTCACAAGTATAGATAAACACAATATGCTTAACCTAACACCACACAAacaattataatatttaaagtctttattgaACACAGGTATTAAACATTCATAGTGCTGTCTGAAAAGTAAGTGAACCctaaagccgggtgtacactgtgcaattttcctctgattcagccacgaattttGAGTTGAATTTTGAGGATTTctggaatgtttgatattttggtcgtacaactccagacacttcacggTATGGCTGAATGATTTTCGAAAATAAttgaattgcaattttttcttcAATATTGAGATTGCAATTcgatatgtgattattcctttACTCTCTTTAATTGCTAAACAAAGGATGATAAActctaaaaaaatctaaatctttgtcattctcatatttaataagaaaaaagtataaaaatgaatgtaCAATTTTTTtatagactattctaaaaaaaatggcactttaaTGATttcatgatatgtcatgcatagcatatctgaaaaaaagtttaaaactgctattctgacacaaatttcaggtcaaagaaatattccgccttctgtgatttgaaaattgcagcaggtcatattgtggtttaatctaattttcgatttattgcccagccctatttcaCAGTGAGAGCAAAAACACTTTGGGGGGTTGTGTTCCTTTGTAAACTATCAGacatcctaaattaccatgacaatagctagaatgactttctgatgcacccccactttgataaaggaaataaatgagcaggaaatattcctacctgcGGACCTGAAGCTGACACGtatggtgatgctgtttgtgtgtgtgtgggatagagagatggaaagagacagaaagacagagagagagagagaatatgactggaaacacttcaccctcagtgggtgagactttttaaaaaggaaactccacgggtttctgtcacagtctgtcctgaCGTCActtgcacagtgtgagcactcaggtcgtgTATGACCTTCGGATCATACTGTGTGTGCACACAACTCGTGTGTGATGGTCGTGCGTCTTAAACGATTCAGTCGCACTGTATGAGATGTGATTCTGCCACAACTGTCGtatggtcggcttgaaatcgcacagtgtacacccagctTTAGACTGATGACTTCAAAAAGAGTCAAGATAACTGCATGAAGCCGATACCTACCAAGCCCAAAGCTCCATTTTCAACTGCAATAACAGGTTACCCCAAAAGCGGAGATAAATAGGCTTGTGGCAGCATATACGTGGAGGAAATGTTACCTACTGTGGCCTTGTTCTTGACATATTTGTGAAGTGCTTTTTTGGCGGgattttcacaactttgctgtcagattttttttgtattaaagagCAGAAAGGAAAGATTTTGTGTATGTCATGAGAATATAGATTTGTGCTAATTTTAATGCTATTTAGAATTATCAGGAGGCAGCGACTGtcttttttgactttattaaGACATAACATAACATATGACAGACTTACTTAACTGCAGACTAACTTCTCCTGTCTTTTAACACCACTTCTTATGTTGATATCACTCATATGAAGCTTAGcataagttcagtcaggaagaccATATTCTCCACGCGGGTTTAGTAGCTTATGCCTGCACTATTTCATGCACTCCCTCCTTTTGCCCTTGTCACATCATAATCAGCTGTGCACATCACCTGGTCACACATATCCAATAGCACTGCTCCACTTCCTCACTGTTGGCCTATCAAATCTTTGCTGCCCCTTTTAAATCTGGCTTTCTCCCCCATCAGTTCATTCATGGCGTGGTTCCGAGCCACCCTCCACCTCCCCATCACCGCCAAGTCTACAAGTCCATCAGCTATGGACTAAGATGACTTCTTCagccatcaccaccaccaccagtgtttGGACTCCACGGGGGGGATTTGTTCATTATCTcacatgtaaaataaagtgttatcTTTAAACCAGTCACtggtctctcctgattgaaatatcCTTACGCCTTTATCTTTACAAAAAATAGTACCTTTACATTATATGACACTAATGTGTAAGGTTTATCATTATATCTTTCATTAAGTTACAGAAGATCTCAGGTGACAAAGAGTCATGCAAAAGTAACCGAAGTAGtagtgtaactagttactttttgTTGTCAGTAACTAAGAAATGTAatgcattacttttttaaataaccAATATGTAATGGATTGCTTTTTGAGTAACTACCCCAACACTAAACTTTATATATAAAATTCCCATTATGATGTATTAAAGATAGGCGTAAATACTAATTGAGACCATGAACTTACTTCATGAGCTGATAAATCAAGTGAAAACTAGAGTTATTTTCACATATACAGTATTTCTATATCAGTGGAGTTGCCTCTTACTTGCCATTAACAAAAATGCAGGTTTAAGGTGATTGTGGACCAAATCATTTTTGCGACCGGGAGCAACAAAGAGCAAAACTACCagaatttttaacctttttggaCAACTGATTACCAAATATAAAGAACATGAATATGATCCTTCTGCCATGTTTTAACACTTGTGCCAAACAGAAGTGAAACTGAgtatagttttgtttttcaagagaaacaaaactgaaaccacacaaacacaaaagtaCAAAACAAATACACACGATCATTGAAGAGCTCATTGGCTTTTACCTTGAAGAGCATGAGTAATTCCCCTGATGGTTCACAGCAGCACTTAGAATCACAAGACTTCTCCCATGAAGAAGCACTCCCATCCTCCTCAGCTCAGCTGATGAAGTGTTGCTGCTCAGAGCCATCTCCTGTGCTGTGTGACTGTTCCAGATCAGTTTGGTTTCACTGTGATTTTGTGCTCCAAAAGGAGGACATTGCAGCGCCACCATCTCACCTGACCTAACACAAACCTCTTTGGgtccacagaaacacacacctgCAATAAGAGTTCAAAGTTTGAATTCATTTTAGTGAGCAAACTACAGCATGAATGGTTCATGGAAAGCAAGAACCCTGCAGAGGCCagaatcaatcaatccatcatACCACAGAGAAATATAAAAGAGGAGACCATCCTGTCAGCTAATTGGTCAGTGGTGCTGTCAATCAAATATCAACTGCATGATTCAATACAAGCAGATGGAGTGGCAGATTTCAGATTGGTATCTATTTCACCATAACCACAGATTTAGAGATTAATTTATTTGCTGAGCATGTAGTTCAAGCTTTTATAATCAATACCTTATCACCTTCAGacaattattcatttaaaataagcctttagttttttaaagctaATCTTTTAAGCTTATATGTAACCTCATAAGGTGCTTGTCAGGAAGTAGTGAGAAATCCATTTTTGTTTAGTCCATTGAAGTGAAAattgaatcattttttattagaattttttaatttgtcaGAAAAAACTAATTCATCTTAAACAAGCAgagtttttacatttcaaagtgattatcttaaaaaaaatcttgaccAATTTGTCATTAATTTGTCGAGAATGACACCAATGACTGAGTGCCTCTTATCTAACAGTTTATTATTGACAACTGGGACTGGGGCTTCTTAACCACATCCTGATTTTTGAGAGCAATTCAGTCTTGTGATGCAGCAAGAAGGAAAGTGGTTAAACTTTGTGCGAGTCAGCATCGGCCATGCGATTAGACGAAGTGCAAAAATGTGCTGGTGAAGTCTAAATGTGGAATAATAAGTGCAAAATTTGcataatatgaaatatttatgaAGACTACACCTGCATGTTCACTGTAAGACAGCTGTtgagagaatctggagaaacagGAAACCTCTGAGACACCATAtcacagtgatcatcaactggtagCCAGGGGGCCACGTCAGGCCCCCTTCAGTTTCCCATCCAGCCCCTAGAGGATTCTCAGAATCTAGAAGATTGTTAAattcagaggggaaaaaaaggtagTGGTATTTAGGgcatctttttttcttgaactCCCTTGAGCTATTTGAACAACCTCAAAAcaattgaaaatgaaacaatttCATCATAAAGGATGTAATATTTGATCCATTTTATAGAAACCCCTGTTGACTAATAATAAGCAAATACAATGTCTCATAACCACATGCTAATCAGTCAATATTTAATTAAAACTGTGTTGCTCTGCATGAACTTTCTGATTCAGGATTTTCCCTGCttgagaatcaaaacaaatgGCAGGTTTCCTGTACATGCCAGTCATAACACAGCGTGTCAAACCCggtgatggacaacatgacagctccagatacatgtggacaaaatatctcaatcacTGACTTGTGGCTGGTTGTAGTACAGGAGATTGTGACTTATCTCACTgctaaagaaaatcaaaatatttaatctaaaatatATTACTTAGACCATTTTAGTTTACTTGAAAGTCTGGCCTCCAGGGTCTGTTGAGGAAAAAGCTGGTtcatgtacaaatgtagttgaggACCCTTGCTCTGTGGAGTTCAGGTAGATTTACTCAGGTTCTCTCAGTGAAATTTCTCTTTCTTGTGTGCTACTGCACACAAGAAAGAGAACacatgaatttaattttttggatggatggatggatggacagacttTACCGGTCTCAAACTGGGGAATTGCGGTGTTACAGCAGCTGGTTATTAACAggaaagcagcagcagaataaaTACACCATAAATAAGCATTAAAACTATGTAGTCAAAAGTATAAACATATTACAAGCATTAAGTTATCTAAAAGTACAGATAAAGTGTCATATAATTGTATCAAAATAAGCATACATAGGCTATTAAAATTCTATAATCACTGGGCTTCTTGCAGCAAGTATAAAAGAAAGTAAACATATTACTTGAAGGCAGAGGTTTGAATGTGCAAGAAAAAGTGAGATCACTAGTCACAGCTGTGGATTATCAATAATCATATCTGTTTTGTGCATTGCAGTAATTAAGCATATTCAATTCAATTACAGTAAGTAGAAAAGTGTATAACCACTTATCACCACACTTGTACCTTTGCTAAAGCAGCATTTAACAGGATTTGTCCCTGATTTGCCTTGACAGTATGAGATGTGACCTGATCTAAATCATGTGATGCATAATGCTGAGGCATGCATCTTTAAAGGAGTTTTGATTCCACATGCTTCTATCTGCTTACTTCGCCTTCCTCTTTCTTGTCTTGTTTCTGCATtaaaacttgaatgtttgcatctTTTTAATGACAGAGTCATATGATATCAAACTATTACGCTTAAATCTTCACGGCACAAAACCACTGGAAGCTTTCTCTTACCTGTGAGTGCTATTAGGAGGAAGCCGAGCAGGACTAGCATCAGTTTCACCTTCATGCTGACAGGCTGCAGCGTCGTCAAACATGTGCTGTGACAAAATAATCCAAATATGAAGTTCAGCTGAATTAAAGCTCGTCATTTCCCTAAACGAGCCCGCGTGCTGACGAAAAAAGGAAACTTAAGGAAGAGCGTCATAATGTCACTTCAGTGTCAGCACCCCCGAAAATCCCCCCTCTGGAAAGATATCCTCGGGGATAAATGGTCAAACTTTCACCTTCTAGACCTTTCTTTGTGGTTTGGTGTTACATTAACGAGGTAGAACAGTCACTTCTGTAGAAACGCTGAAGGACTTGAacatattttcttaaaacagaaataaccaCAGGGAGTAGGTGACTTTTACTGAAACGGACTTATTTCCCGTCATAGCAGATAAGAACGCCTTCTCTGCAGTTTCCTGCGAATTATCCACCACAATATTTCACCACAAAGACTCACATATCTGGATGTAAAATAGATCAGACTTCAGGTTAGCTCAGGGTTAGAGAGACAAGAGCAAAGAGTtgttcaaacagaaaaaaactgcagcaaaGATTTAACACGATAACTTAAGTGTAATAGACAGACCATACATGAAATAGAAAACTTTGAAGTTTTTATGACTACAATaatactaaaaataataaagacaaaaataatagTATTATGAATACTACTACTTATACTACTACAattgataataacaataatattattattatcattactattagtagtagtagaagtagtaTTATCacaagtagtagtagtagtagtagaagagtattattaaaaacatctttctatTTGTCTGTTGGTTAAAGGACACAGcctacaacaaaaaaaaatagcctTTTATAATCCACTTTGGTCTGTTAATTCACCAAAGTCTTGTGAATTTCTCAGGAATTTATGAGGTTCAGCTTTCTTGAAGCTTGCAAATAGCAAATAAAAGGAATGACTGAATTAAAAGGTAAGTATGTACAGAAGCCTATTTCTACCacttaaaaatagaaaacaatgtGGAAGTAAGGTAATtctaaaaaaagtaaagaaagttaaaaaaaaaaagaagaaaaagcatacatttaaattatgcaAGGAtgatcaagaaaataataattatgataacaaaagatgaaatgacaacattagaagtcaaaattttgaaaaaaataagtcaTGATGATGAGgtttaaacatcaaaattatgagaaataaagtcataatttttaGACGTTTTAGATCAAAAGTTGAAATTTAAGgtaataaagttttaaaaaatggtcaaagtaAGTCATAATTAAGAGAAATATAGTCataattttgaggaaaaaagtagaaatttgacataaaactttgaaattacaggtaacaaaaaaataagagtcAAATTATAAGACTGTAaggcatccatccattctctGGGGGAATGGAGCCTACCTCGGCTGTCAGTGatgcagggtacaccctggtcTGGTCAagagtcaatcacagggctgacatatagagacaaacaaccaggccgTCTCACGCTCACACCTATAGCCAGTTAAGAGTCACTAATTAATCTAACGAGtgatggtgggaggaagccagaatACGTGGAGAAAACCACGGGGAGAATAtgaaactctgcacagaaaggccatACCAGGAAGCTAACCAGGTCAGGCCCCATCAGCTGTGAGGCTATAGCCCTAACCCCTGTGGCGCAGCCCAAAGttagtcataattatgacaaaaagttgaaatttgagatagaaagtcaaatttatgaaaaagtaagtcataattatgagataaaaagtagaaattagAAGCACAGATGACATCAGGTCACGTATTTCTATGTACGGAGGCCGCCCAGGCTCAGATCTGGCCTGTTGCTCTTTCACTTCATGctattccccactctctcatccccgTTTCGAACTCTGTCCAaggctgccagctgagaggaggctcacatccattaagccacatccatttcctaagaGGGGCATGGTctggggcggagtcagacagctcagtaacatttaaagccacagacacagaaacagcttgctCTGAGCAGGGCcgaaacagagaggtttttagacatatatccaatactggagtgcttttttcagcaacaaactctacaggcatgttttggggagctctgagaccaatataaatttgtcttaaaagggtaaaatatgtgacctttaagtctCTAGTGTAGGTCAAAAATCTTTTGCCCCTACATCTTCTACAAGTACATTTCCCAAAGTGAAACCTCAAGTTTTTTCATGACATCAGAGTTATTTTAAGAGCCGTGAACGAGTTTCTCCGAAGCAACTGAATCAAACTGTTTCCCTAGAGGAACTAAATACCACAGCTTTTTGAAACAACAACGTAGTTCCTATACTTGTATTTCCACTCTAATATAGCTATGTCAGCTGGTTAAGGGGTTTATTATcatatgattattttaaattacactgaaTACTAAAATACCTGGAGCATTACTAAAAAATAACTGCTAAATTACATAAAGCAAAATTACTATAACTCATATCAGAAGAACAACAATGAAACCAATGTGAGAGATCACTGTCTGTAAAGGGCCCTTCAGCTGCAAAGAAGACAAAACAATGTAGATAAAAAAGCCTGATATTTCTTCAGAGGTTTGTAGAGaccaaaaaaacagatttataaagTGCATGAATACTGAACTATTGTTGCAACATGgtcaccagaaacatgagttCACTGCAATTAATTACAtcctttttgtcacattttgagattccactattttgcatatTAAACTGttattgtgtcattttggattttatattttcttaaacTAAGAATTAATTACTTTGTTTTATAATACAGACCTGCTGTAAGTATAGTAGAATATAtggatttttaatttccaaCAATCCAGCACCAacaatttagtctagttttagtccctGTATCTAAATctaaacttacttttcatcAGAGTATTTATCACCATAGATCTTATTTTAACTCATCTTAGTCTCATCGCTCTCATGGGAAAAGGCTGTTGTCTAACATTTTTGGTCAAAGTTTGTTGATTAAATTAACTCTGATGATAACCTATGCATATATTCAAACCCCATGTACAGAAACTATCATCCTTGAAGGgcagcctgggtttgaatccggcctgtggctcctttcccaggTCATTCCCTATACTCTCCCCAGGCATTAGAAATTCATCCCCAGATACTGATTAATCGATGATCTAAGCATCTGTGCCAGGTAATAGCCTAAATGTTTGTGCTGTCAAACGAAGCTGAATTGAATTCTAATTGAATTACGTGTACTGAAGGACATCTGTTGTTATGTGTGCTATCTGATTCTGTATTGTTTCAGGTACAATTTTAAAAGGGGAggtattatttaaaaattaacttttaaggTTTTCTAACAAAGATATCTGCCCttgacctgtccacaatccccttaaGTACCAGTGTGCCAAATGTGCA
This sequence is a window from Cheilinus undulatus linkage group 1, ASM1832078v1, whole genome shotgun sequence. Protein-coding genes within it:
- the LOC121526181 gene encoding interleukin-18 receptor 1-like isoform X3 yields the protein MKVKLMLVLLGFLLIALTGVCFCGPKEVCVRSGEMVALQCPPFGAQNHSETKLIWNSHTAQEMALSSNTSSAELRRMGVLLHGRSLVILSAAVNHQGNYSCSSRDGSGQFWFRLTVFTTPSRECEARTTYRTTCYTQESCKLNCPEVNIPDVNTPNMTSNDILWHKRGNSSPISGYFTSVEEKDSGAYICTRSYLYNQHQYNMTSTVVLDVEPNKKAEKSAVIVSPHENDVIHVDLGSTVVISCKAVTFSEFDDLSWMSGNSLVEMNESLPVFLNITSYRNDNGEKINTTALLVFKKVTKEDLLKTYTCKLESEDQPSSSVTVTLAQKVRPSYVSLAVCSVCIVVVMILITIVYIKLKIPITLFLRDTLGCHRSTLDGKSYDAFLMCYESTDAGLNEDDRDKLKTVLEKFGYSLCLYDRDVLPGKAVSEAVLDCIEQSRTALLVPTSSDPGLGSSLLSVIYSALVERKTHLVFITTESTEKSRSGSVPEALQLLSEAGDCVTWKGEHSMMPSSSFWKRLRYHLPAPQHATKFRLLNGSGIEL